One Methylobacterium oryzae DNA window includes the following coding sequences:
- a CDS encoding mannose-1-phosphate guanylyltransferase/mannose-6-phosphate isomerase, with protein sequence MSRPSIQIHPMILCGGTGTRLWPASRESMPKQFARLVDAERSTFQATLARVSDATVFATPTVIASAEARFIVAEQRDQLGLSADILLEPQGRDSAAAVAVAALHAAASDPQAVVLIMAADHVVPDTAAFVDAVRRAAAGAQAGYTMTLGIEPDRPATDYGYIRRGEPIAEAPGAARVARFVEKPDRAGAEALITDGALWNSGYFLFRADLMLAELEAFVPEVLAAARAALEAAVTDLDFVRLDAAAFAQAPKISIDYAVMERTARAGVLPVSFAWSDVGTWDAVWQVLDHDEAGNAVRGRVSLIGTKNSLVHSQGEGLTAVVGLEDVVVVSTPDAVLVASKAHSGKVKELVGALRAQGAPEADAHLRMYRPWGWYQRIDLGERFQVKRIQVVPGGRLSLQKHYHRAEHWVVVRGTAEVTIDERVVLVHENEAVYLPIGSMHRLANPGKIPLELIEVQVGSYTGEDDIIRVEDIYGR encoded by the coding sequence ATGTCCCGACCTTCGATCCAGATCCACCCGATGATCCTGTGCGGGGGGACGGGGACGCGGCTGTGGCCGGCCTCGCGGGAGAGCATGCCCAAGCAGTTCGCCCGGCTGGTCGACGCCGAGCGCTCGACCTTCCAGGCGACGCTGGCGCGGGTGTCGGACGCCACGGTCTTCGCCACGCCCACCGTCATCGCCTCGGCCGAGGCCCGCTTCATCGTCGCCGAGCAGCGCGACCAGCTCGGTCTCTCCGCCGACATCCTGCTCGAGCCGCAGGGCCGCGACTCCGCCGCCGCCGTGGCGGTGGCGGCGCTGCACGCCGCCGCCAGCGACCCGCAGGCCGTAGTGCTGATCATGGCCGCCGACCACGTCGTGCCCGACACGGCGGCCTTCGTCGACGCCGTGCGGCGCGCGGCCGCCGGCGCCCAGGCCGGCTACACGATGACGCTCGGCATCGAGCCCGACCGGCCGGCCACCGATTACGGCTACATCCGCCGCGGCGAGCCGATCGCCGAGGCCCCGGGCGCGGCCCGCGTCGCCCGCTTCGTCGAGAAGCCCGACCGGGCCGGCGCCGAGGCGCTGATCACCGACGGCGCCCTGTGGAACTCGGGCTACTTCCTGTTCCGCGCCGACCTGATGCTGGCCGAGCTGGAGGCGTTCGTCCCCGAGGTGCTAGCGGCCGCGCGCGCGGCCCTGGAGGCGGCGGTGACCGACCTCGACTTCGTGCGCCTCGACGCGGCGGCCTTCGCCCAGGCGCCCAAGATCTCGATCGACTACGCGGTGATGGAGCGGACCGCCCGGGCCGGCGTGCTGCCGGTGTCGTTCGCGTGGTCGGATGTCGGCACCTGGGACGCGGTCTGGCAGGTGCTGGACCACGACGAGGCCGGCAACGCCGTGCGCGGCCGGGTGTCGCTGATCGGCACGAAGAACAGCCTCGTGCACAGCCAGGGCGAGGGCCTGACCGCGGTGGTGGGCCTGGAGGACGTCGTGGTTGTCTCGACCCCCGACGCGGTGCTGGTGGCCTCCAAGGCGCATTCGGGCAAGGTGAAGGAGCTGGTCGGCGCCCTGCGGGCGCAGGGCGCCCCGGAGGCGGACGCGCACCTGCGGATGTATCGGCCCTGGGGCTGGTACCAGCGCATCGACCTCGGCGAGCGCTTCCAGGTGAAGCGGATCCAGGTGGTGCCGGGCGGGCGGCTGTCGCTGCAGAAGCACTACCACCGGGCGGAGCACTGGGTGGTGGTGCGCGGCACCGCCGAGGTCACGATCGACGAGCGGGTGGTGCTGGTCCACGAGAACGAGGCGGTCTACCTGCCGATCGGCTCGATGCACCGGCTGGCCAACCCGGGCAAGATCCCGCTGGAGCTGATCGAGGTCCAGGTCGGCTCCTACACCGGCGAGGACGACATCATCCGCGTCGAGGATATCTACGGGCGCTGA
- the selA gene encoding L-seryl-tRNA(Sec) selenium transferase, whose product MNAPVPTQQADDPAPSPRRIPAVERLVGGAPPAELETYGRTAFTDAIRAVLAEIRAGGGPVPDAESIRAAASARLAAERRPSLRPVFNLTGTVLHTNLGRALLPRSAAEAVAAVMVQASNLEFDLETGARGERDDHVEGLICRLTGAEAAVVVNNNAAAVLLVLNALAMRKEVVVSRGELVEIGGSFRVPDVMVRAGCRLREVGTTNRTHLRDYAEALGPRTGLVMKVHPSNYAIAGFTAAADPVALYALCRERGVPLADDLGSGSLVDLAAYGLPPEPTIRAALERADVVTFSGDKLLGAVQCGIVAGRKDLIARVRKNPLKRALRVDKMTYAALEAVLRLYLHPERLRAELPTLRLLTCDRDSIAAQAERLAPAVAERLAGRAAVTVAECISQIGSGALPVETLPSAALVLAPASAGSRGAGGRCRQLAEELRRLPVPVIGRISDEAVRLDLRTLEDEAGFLDSLAALPPVAGGGRTPRRTP is encoded by the coding sequence ATGAACGCGCCCGTCCCCACCCAGCAGGCCGACGACCCGGCGCCGTCCCCGCGCCGAATTCCCGCGGTGGAGCGCCTCGTCGGCGGCGCGCCGCCGGCGGAGCTCGAGACCTACGGGCGGACGGCCTTCACGGACGCGATCCGGGCGGTGCTGGCCGAGATCCGGGCCGGGGGCGGCCCCGTCCCGGACGCGGAGTCGATCCGGGCCGCGGCGTCGGCGCGGCTCGCCGCCGAGCGCCGGCCGTCGCTGCGGCCGGTCTTCAACCTGACCGGCACGGTGCTGCACACCAATCTCGGCCGCGCCCTGCTGCCCCGCTCGGCTGCGGAGGCGGTGGCCGCCGTGATGGTGCAGGCGAGCAACCTCGAGTTCGATCTCGAGACCGGCGCCCGGGGCGAGCGGGACGACCATGTCGAGGGCCTGATCTGCCGCCTGACCGGCGCCGAGGCCGCGGTGGTGGTCAACAACAACGCGGCCGCGGTGCTGCTGGTGCTGAACGCGCTCGCCATGCGCAAGGAGGTGGTGGTCTCCCGCGGCGAGCTCGTGGAGATCGGCGGCTCGTTCCGGGTGCCCGACGTGATGGTGCGGGCCGGCTGCCGCCTGCGCGAGGTCGGCACCACCAACCGCACCCACCTGCGCGACTACGCGGAGGCCCTGGGACCCCGCACCGGCCTCGTGATGAAGGTGCATCCGAGCAACTACGCCATCGCGGGCTTCACCGCGGCGGCCGATCCCGTGGCCCTCTACGCCCTCTGCCGGGAGCGCGGCGTGCCGCTGGCGGACGATCTCGGCAGCGGCAGCCTCGTCGACCTCGCGGCCTACGGGCTGCCCCCCGAGCCCACGATCCGCGCCGCCCTGGAGCGGGCCGACGTCGTCACCTTCAGCGGCGACAAGCTGCTCGGCGCGGTCCAGTGCGGCATCGTGGCCGGCCGGAAGGACCTGATCGCCCGCGTGCGAAAGAATCCGCTGAAGCGGGCCCTGCGCGTCGACAAGATGACCTACGCGGCCCTCGAGGCCGTGCTGCGGCTCTACCTGCACCCGGAGCGGCTGCGCGCGGAGCTCCCGACCCTGCGGCTCCTCACCTGCGACCGCGACAGCATCGCCGCCCAGGCCGAGCGCCTCGCCCCCGCAGTGGCGGAGCGGCTCGCCGGCCGCGCCGCGGTCACGGTCGCCGAGTGCATCAGCCAGATCGGATCCGGCGCATTGCCGGTGGAGACGCTGCCCAGCGCCGCCCTGGTCCTGGCGCCGGCCTCGGCGGGCAGCCGCGGGGCGGGCGGCCGGTGCCGGCAGCTCGCCGAGGAGTTGCGCCGGCTCCCCGTGCCGGTGATCGGCCGGATCAGCGACGAGGCCGTCCGCCTCGATCTCCGGACGCTCGAGGACGAGGCCGGCTTCCTCGACAGCCTGGCGGCGCTCCCGCCCGTCGCGGGCGGGGGACGAACACCGAGACGAACCCCATAG
- a CDS encoding MarR family winged helix-turn-helix transcriptional regulator, whose amino-acid sequence MAYIADTAEAQPETDPLLLDNQLCYALYAAAHRMTKSYRPLLERLGLTYPQYLVLLVLWEQDGVTVSEIGRRLRLDSGTLTPVLKRLESAGFLLRTRRQSDEREVEIALTPEGAALRADAVSVRESVMCQLELSEPEIRALRKDLSLVIERLSVND is encoded by the coding sequence ATGGCGTATATTGCCGATACGGCTGAGGCGCAGCCGGAGACGGATCCGCTGCTTCTCGATAATCAGCTCTGCTACGCGCTCTATGCTGCCGCGCATCGGATGACCAAGTCGTACCGGCCGCTGCTCGAGCGGCTCGGACTGACCTATCCGCAATATCTGGTCCTGCTGGTGCTGTGGGAACAGGACGGCGTCACGGTCTCCGAGATCGGCCGGCGCCTGCGCCTCGATTCCGGCACGCTGACACCGGTGCTCAAGCGCCTGGAGAGCGCGGGCTTCCTGCTCCGGACCCGGCGCCAGTCGGACGAGCGCGAGGTCGAGATCGCCCTGACGCCGGAGGGCGCCGCCCTGCGCGCCGACGCGGTCTCGGTCCGCGAGAGCGTGATGTGCCAGCTCGAACTCAGCGAGCCGGAGATCCGCGCCCTGCGCAAGGATCTGAGCCTCGTCATCGAGCGGCTCAGCGTGAACGACTGA
- a CDS encoding pentapeptide repeat-containing protein: protein MEQATPPDARPDAPVESRLRALVGRIAAGAPLREPGADLSQLSAGPGALADVPEAGLVTDAESGGLALAGADLSRARMEEADLSGANLRGASLSGAVGRSTRFTGAILEAADLSEADLSGADFTGIVAGQVKFAGAMLEDARFGQAAMRFADLSGALLDGTDFAGADLWGADFSGADADDTVFRGARLDEAKLADANLTHADFAEASLTKASLAGSRLRGAHFTGAKLDGADLSGADLSDTDLVRLNLATCRLRHARFAGAWLNGTRMSVEQLGGAVGEEVAGAYDAAQASYLALEQNWKSIGSHDAASWAYKRGRRMGRFHAGQQARAAWSDRDWSGFLRHGYRWTADRFVEWLCDYGESLSRIARAFALLIVLFGGLFGLTGGLFIVEGPEAGPTYNPLDLLSYSALNMMTANPPEIGLKPTGRVTNLLVGIEGGVGIILMGLYGFVLGNRLRR from the coding sequence ATGGAACAGGCGACTCCTCCCGACGCGCGACCGGACGCTCCGGTGGAATCGCGGCTGCGCGCGCTCGTCGGCCGGATCGCCGCCGGGGCGCCCCTGCGCGAGCCGGGCGCGGACCTGTCGCAGCTGAGCGCCGGGCCGGGCGCCCTCGCGGATGTGCCGGAGGCCGGCCTCGTCACCGACGCCGAATCCGGCGGCCTGGCGCTCGCCGGCGCGGACCTGTCCCGCGCCCGCATGGAGGAGGCCGATCTCTCCGGCGCGAACCTGCGCGGGGCGAGCCTGTCCGGCGCGGTCGGGCGCTCGACCCGCTTCACCGGGGCGATCCTGGAGGCGGCCGACCTGTCGGAGGCCGATCTCTCGGGGGCGGACTTCACCGGCATCGTCGCCGGGCAGGTGAAGTTCGCCGGGGCGATGCTGGAGGATGCCCGGTTCGGCCAGGCCGCGATGCGCTTCGCCGACCTGTCCGGCGCCCTGCTCGACGGGACCGACTTCGCCGGCGCCGATCTGTGGGGCGCGGATTTCTCCGGGGCGGACGCGGACGACACGGTCTTCCGCGGGGCGCGGCTCGACGAGGCCAAGCTCGCCGACGCCAACCTGACCCACGCGGATTTCGCCGAGGCCAGCCTGACCAAGGCGAGTCTCGCCGGCTCGCGGCTGCGGGGCGCGCACTTCACCGGCGCGAAGCTCGACGGCGCCGATCTCTCGGGGGCGGATCTCTCCGACACCGACCTCGTGCGGCTCAACCTCGCGACCTGCCGGCTGCGGCACGCGCGCTTCGCCGGCGCGTGGCTGAACGGCACGCGGATGAGCGTCGAGCAGCTCGGCGGCGCGGTCGGCGAGGAGGTGGCCGGCGCCTACGACGCCGCCCAGGCGAGCTACCTCGCCCTGGAGCAGAACTGGAAGAGCATCGGCAGCCACGACGCGGCGAGCTGGGCCTACAAGCGCGGCCGCCGGATGGGCCGGTTCCATGCCGGGCAGCAGGCCCGCGCCGCCTGGTCCGACCGGGACTGGTCCGGATTCCTGCGGCACGGCTATCGCTGGACCGCCGACCGCTTCGTCGAGTGGCTGTGCGATTACGGCGAGAGCCTGTCGCGCATCGCCCGCGCCTTCGCGCTGCTGATCGTGCTGTTCGGCGGGCTCTTCGGCCTGACGGGCGGCCTGTTCATCGTGGAGGGACCGGAGGCCGGGCCGACCTACAATCCCCTCGATCTCCTGAGCTACAGCGCGCTCAACATGATGACCGCGAACCCGCCCGAGATCGGCCTGAAGCCCACCGGCCGCGTCACCAACCTGCTGGTCGGCATCGAGGGCGGCGTCGGCATCATCCTGATGGGGCTGTACGGCTTCGTCCTCGGCAACCGCCTGCGGCGGTGA
- a CDS encoding FdhF/YdeP family oxidoreductase, translating to MADQNTDDVRIEPYDGPAGGWGSARSLVEILTREGVPVTGSAMLLKQNKPDGYMCTSCAWAKPAKPLAFEYCENGAKATAWEQTRRRATPDFFAAHTVTELLGWSDYALEEQGRLTHPMRYDPATDRYRPVAWAEALAEIGRELKELRAQDPRSVVFYASGRASLETSYMWALLARLYGNNNLPDSSNMCHEPTSVALPQSIGAPVGTVLLEDFETTDLIFFFGQNVGSNSPRMLHPLQEARRRGAQIITFNPLRERGLERFTDPQSPVEMLTRSSTKISTQYHQVKAGGDLAALTGLCKALIALDRAAEAAGRPRVLDHAFIAEHTHGFETFVAFCDGQDWAALERRSGLTRTALEAAAEVYARAKAVIGIYGMGLTQHRKGTETVRMLVNLLLLRGNIGKPGAGICPVRGHSNVQGQRTVGITEKPELAPLDKLRELYGFEPPREKGLNTVETCEGVLDGRVKAFIGLGGNFLRAVPDTARMEPAWRRQRLTVQISTKLNRSHLVTGAVAYILPCLGRIEIDRQASGPQAVSMESSTAQFHGSRGVADPVGPHLRSEPWIVAEIAKATLPPNPRIDWDAWVADYARVRDAIEATYPSVFHDLNGRMFHPGGLLKPLGARDRKWETDTGRANFAVPEGLEADPDLPDRGPEVLDLITLRSNDQFNTTVYGYDDRFRGVKGTRDVLFMNRRDIARLGLRDGISVDVATEADDQVTRRVGGLRVIAYDIPEGNCAGYYPELNVLLPLWHYDEQSKTPAAKAITVRVTAATAAP from the coding sequence ATGGCCGATCAGAACACCGACGACGTCCGGATCGAGCCCTATGACGGGCCTGCGGGCGGCTGGGGCTCGGCCCGCTCCCTCGTCGAGATCCTGACCCGCGAGGGCGTGCCGGTCACCGGCTCGGCGATGCTGCTCAAGCAGAACAAGCCGGACGGCTACATGTGCACCTCCTGCGCCTGGGCGAAGCCCGCCAAGCCGCTGGCGTTCGAGTATTGCGAGAACGGCGCCAAGGCGACGGCCTGGGAGCAGACGCGCCGCCGCGCGACGCCGGACTTCTTCGCCGCGCACACGGTGACGGAGCTTCTCGGCTGGAGCGACTACGCCCTGGAGGAGCAGGGCCGCCTGACCCACCCGATGCGCTACGATCCGGCGACGGACCGCTACCGGCCCGTCGCCTGGGCGGAGGCCCTGGCCGAGATCGGCCGTGAGCTGAAGGAGCTGCGCGCGCAAGACCCGCGGTCGGTGGTGTTCTACGCCTCCGGTCGGGCGTCGCTGGAGACGAGCTACATGTGGGCCCTGCTCGCGCGGCTCTACGGCAACAACAACCTGCCCGACTCCTCCAACATGTGCCACGAGCCGACTTCGGTGGCGCTGCCGCAGTCGATCGGCGCGCCGGTCGGCACGGTGCTGCTGGAGGATTTCGAGACCACCGACCTGATCTTCTTCTTCGGCCAGAACGTCGGGTCGAACTCGCCGCGGATGCTGCACCCGCTCCAGGAGGCGCGGCGCCGGGGTGCGCAGATCATCACCTTCAACCCGCTGCGCGAGCGCGGGCTGGAGCGCTTCACCGACCCGCAATCGCCGGTCGAGATGCTCACCCGCTCGTCCACGAAGATCTCGACGCAGTACCATCAGGTGAAGGCCGGCGGCGACCTCGCGGCGCTCACCGGGCTGTGCAAGGCGCTGATCGCCCTCGACCGGGCCGCGGAGGCCGCCGGCCGGCCGCGGGTGCTCGACCACGCCTTCATCGCCGAGCACACCCACGGCTTCGAGACCTTCGTCGCCTTCTGTGACGGTCAGGACTGGGCCGCGCTGGAGCGGCGTTCCGGCCTCACCCGGACTGCTCTGGAGGCCGCCGCCGAGGTCTACGCCCGCGCGAAGGCGGTGATCGGCATCTACGGGATGGGCCTGACCCAGCACCGCAAGGGCACCGAGACCGTCCGGATGCTCGTGAACCTGCTGCTGCTGCGCGGCAATATCGGGAAGCCCGGAGCCGGGATCTGCCCGGTGCGGGGCCACTCGAACGTGCAGGGCCAGCGCACCGTCGGCATCACCGAGAAGCCGGAGCTGGCGCCGCTGGACAAGCTGCGGGAACTCTACGGCTTCGAGCCGCCGCGGGAGAAGGGCCTCAACACCGTCGAGACCTGCGAGGGCGTTCTCGACGGGCGTGTGAAGGCGTTCATCGGGCTCGGCGGCAACTTCCTGCGGGCCGTGCCCGACACCGCCCGGATGGAACCGGCCTGGCGGCGGCAGCGGCTCACCGTGCAGATCTCGACCAAGCTCAACCGCTCGCACCTCGTGACCGGCGCCGTCGCCTACATCCTGCCCTGCCTCGGCCGGATCGAGATCGACCGGCAGGCGAGCGGCCCGCAGGCCGTATCGATGGAGAGCTCCACCGCCCAGTTCCACGGCTCGCGGGGCGTGGCCGACCCGGTCGGACCGCACCTGCGCTCCGAGCCCTGGATCGTGGCGGAGATCGCCAAGGCGACCCTGCCGCCCAATCCCCGCATCGACTGGGATGCCTGGGTCGCCGACTACGCCCGTGTGCGCGACGCGATCGAGGCGACCTATCCGAGCGTGTTCCACGACCTGAACGGCCGCATGTTCCACCCGGGCGGCCTGCTGAAGCCGCTGGGCGCCCGCGACCGCAAGTGGGAGACCGACACCGGCAGGGCGAATTTCGCGGTCCCCGAGGGCCTGGAGGCCGATCCGGACCTGCCCGACCGGGGTCCGGAGGTGCTCGACCTCATCACGCTGCGCTCGAACGACCAGTTCAACACCACGGTCTACGGCTACGACGACCGCTTCCGCGGGGTGAAGGGCACCCGGGACGTGCTGTTCATGAACCGCCGGGACATCGCGCGGCTGGGGCTGAGGGACGGGATCAGCGTCGACGTGGCGACCGAGGCGGACGACCAGGTGACGCGGCGCGTCGGCGGGCTGCGGGTGATCGCCTACGACATCCCCGAGGGCAACTGCGCCGGATACTACCCGGAGTTGAACGTCCTGCTGCCGCTCTGGCACTACGACGAGCAGTCCAAGACTCCCGCCGCCAAGGCGATCACCGTGCGGGTGACGGCCGCGACCGCCGCACCCTGA
- a CDS encoding metallothionein, protein MASVDVEMVKCACQDCVCVIPVAKAVSRDGKAYCCDDCANGHKDHAGCEHAGCACHG, encoded by the coding sequence ATGGCCAGCGTCGACGTCGAGATGGTGAAGTGCGCCTGCCAGGACTGCGTCTGCGTGATCCCGGTCGCCAAGGCCGTGTCGCGGGACGGCAAGGCCTATTGCTGCGACGACTGCGCGAACGGCCACAAGGATCACGCCGGCTGCGAGCACGCCGGCTGCGCCTGCCACGGCTAG
- a CDS encoding MTH1187 family thiamine-binding protein: protein MRVSADLCIVPMGVGPSVSPYVRELKGIIESSGLTATMHPNGTNIEGELSEICALAERCEARLAELGVQRTFFTLIFSTRRDKDQSMADKLAAVS, encoded by the coding sequence ATGAGAGTTTCGGCCGACCTCTGCATCGTGCCGATGGGCGTCGGCCCGTCGGTCTCGCCCTACGTCCGCGAGCTCAAGGGGATCATCGAGTCGAGCGGGCTCACCGCCACGATGCATCCCAACGGCACGAACATCGAGGGCGAGCTGTCGGAGATCTGCGCGCTGGCGGAGCGGTGCGAGGCGAGGCTCGCCGAGCTCGGCGTCCAGCGGACCTTCTTCACGCTGATCTTCTCGACGCGCCGCGACAAGGACCAGTCGATGGCCGACAAGCTCGCCGCGGTCTCCTGA
- a CDS encoding LysR family transcriptional regulator, which yields MFDLGHARSFVAVAEEMHFGRAAARLHLTQSPLSRQIQMLEQTLDVTLLERTTRAVRLTPAGRTFLAEAYRVLAAAENAARITRRAALGESGVLRLSFTAASAYRTLPQVVAHVRRTLPEVDLVLEEMVSDEQILALGENRTDLAILRPAPVLQDPKSAIATAPLARERLLLAVPRGHRLAAARAPTLRDLDGEAFVTWSPRGGRYFIDLLDRLFEAGGVQPRIVQRVNQVHAMLALVGAGIGVALVPGSARGNSMADIRLRPIALPATTGPELWLAWRSDNANPCLPSVRAAALETGEA from the coding sequence ATGTTCGATCTCGGCCATGCCCGCAGCTTCGTCGCCGTCGCCGAGGAGATGCATTTCGGCCGGGCCGCGGCCCGGCTGCACCTGACCCAGTCGCCCCTGTCGCGGCAGATCCAGATGCTGGAGCAGACGCTGGACGTGACGCTGCTGGAGCGGACCACCCGGGCGGTGCGCCTGACCCCGGCGGGCCGCACCTTCCTGGCCGAGGCCTACCGGGTGCTGGCGGCGGCCGAGAACGCCGCGCGCATCACGCGCCGCGCCGCCCTGGGCGAGAGCGGGGTGCTGCGACTCAGCTTCACCGCCGCCTCGGCCTACCGGACGCTGCCGCAGGTCGTTGCCCATGTCCGCCGGACGCTGCCCGAGGTCGACCTCGTGCTGGAGGAGATGGTCTCGGACGAGCAGATCCTGGCGCTGGGCGAGAACCGCACCGATCTCGCGATCCTGCGGCCGGCCCCGGTCCTGCAGGATCCGAAATCCGCGATCGCCACAGCGCCGCTGGCGCGCGAGCGGCTCCTGCTCGCGGTCCCGCGCGGGCACCGCCTCGCGGCGGCGCGCGCCCCGACCCTGCGGGACCTCGACGGCGAGGCCTTCGTGACGTGGTCACCCCGGGGCGGGCGCTACTTCATCGACCTGCTCGACCGGCTGTTCGAGGCGGGGGGCGTGCAGCCGCGGATCGTGCAGCGGGTGAACCAGGTCCACGCGATGCTGGCCCTCGTCGGCGCCGGCATCGGCGTCGCGCTGGTGCCGGGCAGCGCCCGGGGCAACAGCATGGCCGACATCCGGCTCCGGCCCATCGCCCTGCCGGCCACGACCGGGCCGGAGCTGTGGCTCGCGTGGCGCAGCGACAACGCCAATCCCTGCCTGCCCTCGGTGCGGGCGGCGGCGCTGGAGACCGGCGAGGCGTGA
- the kdgD gene encoding 5-dehydro-4-deoxyglucarate dehydratase encodes MASMTPAEMARVLGSGLLSFPVTHFRDDLSFDETAYRDNLGRLADYRVSGLFAAGGTGEFFSLTPVEIDRVLRAAVEETRGRTPVIAPAGQGTALAVEMARAAEAAGADGILLLPPYLVGSEQAGLAAHIEAVCRATSLGVIVYNRANAQLNEQTLAGLCERCPNLVGFKDGVGDVELMTRVYAALGDRLTYVGGLPTAETFALPYLEMGVTTYSSAIFNFLPEWALSFYDSVRRRDRDAVYRELRDFVLPYIAIRNRKRGYAVSIVKAGMSAVGRHAGPVRPPLTELDAAERAELTALIGDRR; translated from the coding sequence ATGGCGAGCATGACCCCGGCCGAGATGGCGCGCGTGCTGGGCTCCGGCCTGCTGTCCTTCCCGGTCACGCATTTCCGCGACGATCTCAGCTTCGACGAGACCGCCTACCGGGACAATCTCGGGCGGCTGGCCGACTACAGGGTTTCGGGCCTGTTCGCCGCCGGCGGCACCGGCGAGTTCTTCTCGCTGACGCCCGTCGAGATCGACCGCGTCCTGCGCGCCGCCGTCGAGGAGACCCGCGGCCGGACCCCGGTCATCGCCCCCGCCGGCCAGGGTACCGCCCTGGCGGTCGAGATGGCCCGGGCCGCCGAGGCCGCCGGCGCGGACGGGATCCTGCTGCTGCCGCCCTACCTCGTCGGCTCCGAGCAGGCCGGTCTCGCCGCCCATATCGAGGCGGTCTGCCGCGCGACCTCGCTCGGCGTCATCGTCTACAACCGCGCCAACGCCCAGCTCAACGAGCAGACGCTCGCCGGCCTGTGCGAGCGCTGCCCGAACCTCGTCGGCTTCAAGGACGGCGTCGGCGACGTCGAGCTGATGACCCGGGTCTACGCCGCTCTGGGCGACCGCCTGACCTATGTGGGCGGCCTGCCCACCGCCGAGACCTTCGCGCTGCCGTACCTGGAGATGGGCGTCACCACCTACTCCTCGGCGATCTTCAACTTCCTGCCCGAATGGGCGCTGTCTTTCTACGACAGCGTCCGCCGCCGGGACCGCGACGCGGTCTACCGGGAGCTGCGCGACTTCGTCCTCCCCTACATCGCGATCCGCAACCGCAAGCGCGGCTACGCGGTCTCGATCGTCAAGGCGGGCATGAGCGCCGTCGGCCGCCACGCCGGCCCGGTCCGGCCGCCGCTGACCGAACTCGACGCGGCCGAGCGCGCCGAGCTGACGGCCTTGATCGGCGACCGCCGCTGA
- a CDS encoding MFS transporter, translated as MSASSTGAPSTLLAAADAGRRTRVRLLIVAMLFAATTINYADRATISIAGPDMAKELGLSPVQMGYVFSAFAWSYVLAQIPGGWLLDRYSVKWVYAAAVALWSAFTLVQGAVGFFTGLTAVVLLFALRLAVGLTEAPVFPANARIVAAWFPTRERGMASAFFNSAQYFATVLFTPLMAWIVHNFGWHHVFTSMGLLGIAFAVLWLRVVDSPKNHPSMNQAERDYIEAGGALLDMDGQSRSKQGDAGRTLRQLLANRMLLGIYIGQYCITVLTYFFLTWFPVYLVKERGLSILQAGFAAVLPALCGFIGGILGGVISDLLLRRGFSLTAARKIPIVGGMLLSMSIIGCNYVQADALVVGLMALAFFGKGIGALGWAVVADTSPRESGGLSGGLFNTFGNTAGITTPIAIGYIVQSTGSFNGALVFVGLNALVACFCYLVVVGEIRRVELKAH; from the coding sequence ATGAGTGCCAGTTCGACCGGCGCGCCGAGCACCCTGCTCGCCGCCGCCGACGCGGGTCGCCGCACCCGCGTCCGCCTGCTGATCGTCGCGATGCTGTTCGCCGCGACCACCATCAACTACGCCGACCGCGCGACCATCTCGATCGCCGGCCCCGACATGGCCAAGGAACTCGGCCTCTCGCCGGTTCAGATGGGCTACGTCTTCTCGGCCTTCGCGTGGTCCTACGTCCTCGCCCAGATCCCGGGCGGCTGGCTCCTCGACCGCTACAGCGTCAAGTGGGTCTACGCCGCCGCCGTCGCCCTCTGGTCGGCCTTCACGCTGGTCCAGGGCGCCGTCGGCTTCTTCACCGGCCTGACCGCCGTGGTGCTGCTCTTCGCCCTGCGGCTCGCCGTCGGCCTCACCGAGGCGCCGGTCTTCCCCGCCAACGCCCGGATCGTCGCCGCGTGGTTCCCGACCCGCGAGCGCGGCATGGCCTCGGCGTTCTTCAACTCGGCGCAGTACTTCGCCACGGTGCTGTTCACGCCGCTGATGGCGTGGATCGTCCACAACTTCGGCTGGCACCACGTCTTCACCAGCATGGGCCTGCTCGGCATCGCCTTCGCGGTCCTCTGGCTGCGCGTGGTCGACAGCCCGAAGAACCACCCGTCGATGAACCAGGCGGAGCGGGACTACATCGAGGCCGGCGGCGCCCTGCTCGACATGGACGGCCAGAGCCGGAGCAAGCAGGGCGATGCCGGCCGGACGCTGCGCCAGCTGCTCGCCAACCGGATGCTGCTCGGCATCTATATCGGCCAGTACTGCATCACCGTGCTGACCTACTTCTTCCTGACGTGGTTCCCGGTCTACCTCGTCAAGGAGCGCGGCCTGTCGATCCTGCAGGCCGGTTTCGCGGCGGTGCTGCCGGCGCTCTGCGGCTTCATCGGCGGCATCCTCGGGGGCGTGATCTCCGACCTGCTCCTGCGCCGCGGCTTCTCGCTGACGGCGGCCCGCAAGATCCCGATCGTCGGCGGCATGCTGCTGTCGATGAGCATCATCGGCTGCAACTACGTCCAGGCGGACGCCCTGGTGGTCGGCCTGATGGCGCTCGCCTTCTTCGGCAAGGGCATCGGCGCGCTCGGCTGGGCGGTCGTCGCCGATACCTCCCCGCGGGAGAGCGGCGGCCTCTCGGGCGGCCTGTTCAACACCTTCGGCAACACCGCCGGTATCACCACGCCGATCGCGATCGGCTACATCGTCCAGAGCACGGGCTCGTTCAACGGCGCCCTGGTCTTCGTCGGCCTGAACGCCCTCGTCGCCTGCTTCTGCTACCTCGTGGTGGTCGGCGAGATCCGCCGCGTCGAGCTCAAGGCCCACTGA